A window from Halomicrobium urmianum encodes these proteins:
- a CDS encoding DUF7519 family protein — protein MSHATHRPAVPGAVFAVLSGAAAVALLLDAAAQWQALLAVLAGLALCGLGYAAWQRHGLVPGAVVALAGVALLAAGFFLAVTGPETATERVELLPGLLGLAILGAGLLPIRAGRERTLVTVGTALLFVGVVASGVFQGSPLLALLAASVATVVAWDAGEQAVSLGRQVGRQAATARAVVAHSGGTLLAGAVVVLAALGVYRLDVTDLSLTALVALLAAAFVLILSLRN, from the coding sequence CGACCCATCGCCCGGCGGTCCCCGGTGCCGTGTTCGCGGTCCTCTCCGGCGCCGCCGCGGTCGCGCTCCTGCTCGACGCGGCGGCGCAGTGGCAGGCGCTCCTCGCGGTACTCGCCGGACTCGCGCTCTGCGGTCTCGGCTACGCCGCGTGGCAGCGCCACGGGCTGGTTCCGGGAGCGGTGGTCGCACTCGCCGGCGTCGCGCTGCTCGCCGCCGGGTTCTTCCTGGCCGTCACCGGACCGGAGACGGCCACGGAGCGCGTCGAACTGCTCCCCGGACTGCTCGGGCTGGCGATACTGGGGGCCGGGCTCCTCCCGATCCGCGCGGGCCGCGAGCGGACGCTGGTGACGGTCGGAACGGCGCTTTTGTTCGTCGGCGTCGTCGCCAGCGGCGTCTTCCAGGGGTCGCCGCTGCTCGCGCTCCTCGCCGCGAGCGTCGCGACGGTCGTCGCCTGGGACGCCGGGGAGCAGGCCGTCTCCCTCGGGCGGCAGGTCGGCCGGCAGGCGGCGACGGCGAGGGCGGTCGTGGCGCATTCGGGGGGGACGCTTCTGGCCGGAGCGGTCGTGGTGCTGGCCGCGCTTGGCGTCTATCGGCTGGACGTCACGGACCTGTCGCTGACCGCGCTGGTCGCGCTGCTGGCCGCGGCGTTCGTCCTGATCCTGTCGCTGCGGAACTGA
- a CDS encoding S8 family serine peptidase produces MLQGLGSLGLAAAGGVTAARPRRRSGEKPDEVILGAADEADAGTVASMASSASPADASVVHVNQTLGYVALQIPGAERAREAVRSAMANRTEVEYVEDNVAFETQLAPNDPGFDQQYAPQLVNADDAWDETLGDADVTIAVVDTGVAYDHPDLASGFGSDPGRDFADSDGDPAPDTSDEAHGTHVAGCASADTDNGVGVAGPSDSRLLVARALDETGRGSLSDIADAIQWATDRGADVINVSLGGGSDTRTMKRAVEYAADQHDALVVCAAGNSGQSGVAYPARYEECVAVSAVDPNEELADFSNYGSAVELAAPGVNVLSTMPSDGYGHYSGTSMAAPVVAGVAALGKAANPDLGAEELRRLLRETAVDVGLSSDEQGAGRVDAAAIVASAGSTTGGSTNESPTADATASPAEATVGETVTFDGSGSGDPDGSVERYEWALGDGSTATGATVEHAYDAAGEYEATLTVTDGDGATATDAVTVAVEAAAQCDQTVSGSVQSSLSGWWDDDPWRWNQRLASTCEVAVTLEGPNDADFDLYVTADGRTPSGSDYDALSASDGSAESVTLSSIDGAVGILVNARRGSGEYTLRVEERGSDSA; encoded by the coding sequence GTGCTGCAGGGACTCGGTTCGCTGGGCCTCGCCGCCGCCGGCGGCGTGACGGCCGCCCGGCCGCGCCGTCGCTCGGGCGAGAAGCCCGACGAGGTGATCCTCGGCGCCGCGGACGAGGCTGACGCCGGAACCGTGGCGTCGATGGCGTCGTCAGCGTCACCCGCCGACGCGTCGGTCGTCCACGTCAACCAGACGCTCGGGTACGTGGCGCTACAGATCCCGGGAGCGGAGCGCGCTCGCGAGGCAGTCCGGTCCGCAATGGCGAATCGGACCGAGGTCGAGTACGTCGAGGACAACGTCGCCTTCGAGACGCAGCTTGCGCCCAACGACCCGGGCTTCGATCAGCAGTACGCTCCCCAGCTGGTCAACGCCGACGACGCGTGGGACGAGACGCTCGGGGACGCTGACGTCACGATCGCCGTCGTCGACACGGGCGTCGCCTACGACCACCCCGACCTGGCGTCCGGGTTCGGATCGGACCCCGGTCGGGACTTCGCCGACAGCGACGGGGATCCAGCGCCCGACACCAGCGACGAGGCCCACGGCACCCACGTCGCGGGCTGCGCGTCGGCGGATACCGACAACGGCGTCGGCGTCGCCGGCCCCAGCGACTCGCGGCTGCTGGTGGCCCGCGCCCTCGACGAGACAGGACGGGGATCGCTGTCGGACATCGCGGACGCCATCCAGTGGGCGACCGATCGGGGGGCCGACGTGATCAACGTGTCTCTCGGCGGCGGCAGCGACACCCGGACGATGAAGCGGGCCGTCGAGTACGCCGCCGACCAGCACGACGCCCTCGTCGTGTGTGCGGCGGGGAACTCGGGCCAGTCGGGGGTCGCCTACCCGGCCCGCTACGAGGAGTGCGTCGCGGTCTCGGCGGTCGATCCGAACGAGGAACTGGCCGACTTCTCGAACTACGGCTCCGCCGTCGAGCTGGCGGCGCCTGGCGTGAACGTCCTCTCGACGATGCCGTCCGACGGATACGGTCACTACTCGGGCACGTCGATGGCCGCGCCGGTCGTCGCGGGCGTGGCCGCACTGGGCAAGGCGGCGAACCCGGATCTCGGGGCCGAAGAGCTCAGGCGACTGCTACGGGAGACGGCCGTCGACGTCGGGCTCTCCAGCGACGAGCAGGGCGCGGGCCGCGTGGACGCCGCCGCCATCGTCGCGTCGGCCGGCTCGACGACCGGCGGATCGACGAACGAGTCGCCGACGGCCGACGCGACGGCGAGTCCCGCCGAGGCGACCGTCGGCGAGACCGTCACCTTCGACGGTAGCGGTTCCGGCGACCCCGACGGCTCCGTCGAGCGCTACGAGTGGGCCCTCGGCGACGGGTCGACCGCGACGGGCGCGACCGTCGAGCACGCCTACGACGCGGCCGGCGAGTACGAGGCGACGCTCACCGTCACCGACGGCGACGGCGCGACCGCGACCGACGCGGTGACCGTCGCGGTCGAGGCCGCCGCCCAGTGCGACCAGACGGTATCGGGGAGCGTCCAGTCGTCGCTGTCCGGCTGGTGGGACGACGACCCCTGGCGGTGGAACCAGCGGCTGGCGTCGACCTGCGAGGTCGCGGTCACGCTCGAGGGACCAAACGACGCCGACTTCGACCTGTACGTCACGGCCGACGGGCGGACGCCGTCCGGGAGCGACTACGACGCCCTGTCGGCGAGCGACGGCAGCGCCGAATCGGTCACCCTGTCGTCGATCGACGGCGCGGTGGGAATCCTGGTCAACGCCCGCCGGGGGAGCGGAGAGTACACGCTGCGCGTCGAGGAGCGCGGCTCCGACAGCGCCTGA
- a CDS encoding endonuclease/exonuclease/phosphatase family protein, with protein MTVSALSYNVLYDGLEDEAAPWSERAADVAALIRFHRPTVVGLQECWLGQADDLRAALPGYEWYGEDRDVGEHTPVGVLRERARIVDREAFWLAPDPTDRHRAWDANIPRLATHATVELRESGRRIEHYNVHLDVDGPEARRESARILRDRAEGHDAPVILTGDFNSRPDSRPYEILTETVDDARRVVESPHGPVETYHGYDRAASKRIDYVFAGEGLTATAHGVLTDLGPDWLAPSDHWPVMARFAVADRE; from the coding sequence GTGACCGTCTCCGCGCTCTCGTACAACGTCCTCTACGACGGCCTGGAAGACGAGGCCGCACCGTGGTCCGAGCGGGCGGCCGACGTCGCCGCCCTGATCCGCTTTCACCGGCCGACCGTCGTCGGCCTGCAGGAGTGCTGGCTCGGGCAGGCCGACGACCTCCGGGCGGCGCTACCGGGCTACGAGTGGTACGGCGAGGACCGCGACGTCGGCGAGCACACGCCGGTCGGCGTCCTGCGCGAGCGGGCGCGGATCGTCGACCGGGAGGCCTTCTGGCTGGCGCCGGACCCCACCGACCGCCACCGCGCCTGGGACGCGAACATCCCGCGGCTGGCTACCCACGCCACCGTCGAACTGCGGGAGAGCGGCCGGCGGATCGAGCACTACAACGTCCACCTCGACGTGGACGGGCCAGAAGCGCGCCGCGAGAGCGCCCGGATCCTCCGGGACCGCGCCGAGGGTCACGACGCGCCGGTGATTCTGACCGGCGATTTCAACAGCCGTCCGGACTCGCGGCCCTACGAGATCCTCACGGAGACAGTCGACGACGCCAGGAGAGTCGTCGAATCGCCCCACGGCCCGGTCGAGACCTACCACGGGTACGACCGCGCGGCGTCGAAGCGCATCGACTACGTCTTCGCAGGCGAGGGGCTGACGGCGACGGCCCACGGCGTGCTGACTGACCTGGGTCCCGACTGGCTGGCGCCCTCGGATCACTGGCCCGTGATGGCGCGGTTCGCGGTGGCGGACCGGGAGTGA
- the grpE gene encoding nucleotide exchange factor GrpE yields the protein MTEQDAADAETDADEDGVGAAEEERAAGSTAEAESNGEVDDELVERIEGSDAESIARELSGLRARVDELEATVADRDEEVEELESKLKRKQADFQNFKKRMEKRQEQQKKRATEDLVSRLLDVRDNLRRALDQDEDVDIRDGVESTLRQFDDVLDAEDVEVVEPEPGAEVDPERHQVLARVDSDQPEGTIADVHRPGYLMADAVLREAQVTVSEGGE from the coding sequence ATGACCGAGCAGGACGCGGCAGACGCCGAGACGGACGCCGACGAGGACGGAGTCGGGGCCGCGGAGGAGGAGCGCGCCGCCGGATCGACCGCCGAGGCGGAGAGCAACGGCGAAGTCGACGACGAGCTCGTCGAGCGGATCGAGGGCTCCGACGCGGAGTCGATCGCCCGGGAGCTGTCCGGCCTGCGGGCGCGCGTCGATGAGTTGGAGGCGACCGTCGCGGATCGCGACGAGGAGGTCGAGGAGCTGGAGTCGAAGCTCAAGCGCAAGCAGGCCGACTTCCAGAACTTCAAGAAGCGGATGGAGAAGCGCCAGGAGCAGCAGAAGAAGCGCGCCACCGAGGACCTGGTCTCGCGGCTGCTCGACGTCCGCGACAACCTCCGGCGCGCGCTCGACCAGGACGAGGACGTCGACATCCGCGACGGCGTCGAGTCCACCCTCCGGCAGTTCGACGACGTCCTCGACGCGGAGGACGTCGAGGTCGTCGAGCCCGAACCGGGCGCGGAGGTCGACCCCGAGCGCCACCAGGTGCTGGCCCGGGTCGACAGCGACCAGCCCGAGGGCACCATCGCCGACGTCCACCGGCCCGGCTACCTCATGGCCGACGCCGTCCTCCGCGAGGCGCAGGTGACCGTCAGCGAGGGCGGGGAGTAG
- a CDS encoding DEAD/DEAH box helicase family protein, protein MVRLSYEEGTIRIAGSVPPDLPGVERDDRTETARAPGYRYADLLAALDERGIDYEDGVLDAPALDLASDYELRDYQRDALDAWLDASAAGAAHDRRGVLELPTGSGKTVVGIAAMEALGTPTLVVVPTIDLLDQWQRELERELDGGPIGRLGGGDQRLADVTVSTYDSAYLRADEIGGRFGLVVFDEVHHLGGEGYRDVARLLAAPARLGLTATFERPDGAHEAVADLVGPLVHRIDVDELAGEHLADYDVKRIEVALTDAERETYERHQSTFTDYLAQSNIQMRSGSDYQELVKRSGSDPRAREALLAKQRAREVMMNADRKVDRLAGILDRHVDDRIIVFTAHTDLVYRLSERFLLPAITHETPTSERREILERFRDGTYSRIVTANVLDEGVDVPDANVAVVLSGSGSEREFTQRLGRVLRPKEDGGRALLYELVTEDTAEERVARRRR, encoded by the coding sequence GTGGTCAGGCTCAGCTACGAGGAGGGGACGATCCGAATCGCGGGGTCGGTCCCGCCGGACCTGCCCGGCGTCGAGCGGGACGACCGCACCGAGACCGCCCGCGCGCCGGGCTACCGGTACGCGGACCTGCTGGCGGCGCTCGACGAGCGCGGGATCGACTACGAGGACGGCGTTCTCGACGCCCCGGCGCTCGACCTGGCGTCGGACTACGAGCTCCGCGACTACCAGCGGGACGCCCTGGACGCCTGGCTGGACGCGAGCGCGGCCGGCGCGGCCCACGACCGCCGCGGCGTCCTCGAGCTCCCGACCGGGAGCGGCAAGACGGTAGTCGGCATCGCCGCGATGGAGGCCCTGGGAACGCCGACGCTGGTCGTGGTGCCGACCATCGACCTGCTCGATCAGTGGCAGCGGGAACTTGAACGCGAGCTCGACGGCGGGCCGATCGGCCGCCTCGGCGGCGGCGACCAGCGCCTCGCGGACGTGACCGTCTCGACCTACGACTCGGCGTACCTCCGCGCCGACGAGATCGGCGGCCGGTTCGGACTGGTCGTCTTCGACGAGGTCCACCACCTCGGCGGCGAGGGGTACCGCGACGTCGCGCGCCTGCTGGCCGCCCCCGCCCGACTCGGCCTGACGGCCACCTTCGAGCGCCCCGACGGCGCCCACGAGGCCGTCGCCGACCTCGTCGGCCCGCTCGTCCACCGGATCGACGTGGACGAACTCGCCGGCGAGCACCTCGCCGACTACGACGTCAAGCGAATCGAGGTCGCGCTCACCGACGCCGAGCGCGAAACGTACGAGCGCCACCAGAGCACCTTCACGGACTACCTCGCCCAGTCGAACATCCAGATGCGCTCGGGCAGCGACTACCAGGAACTGGTCAAGCGCTCCGGCTCTGACCCGCGGGCGCGGGAGGCCCTGCTCGCCAAGCAGCGCGCACGCGAGGTGATGATGAACGCCGACCGGAAGGTCGACCGGCTGGCCGGGATTCTCGACCGCCACGTCGACGACCGGATCATCGTCTTCACCGCCCACACCGACCTCGTCTACCGCCTCTCCGAGCGGTTCCTGCTGCCCGCCATCACCCACGAGACGCCGACCAGCGAGCGCCGCGAGATCCTGGAGCGGTTCCGCGACGGCACCTACTCCCGCATCGTGACGGCCAACGTCCTCGACGAGGGCGTCGACGTCCCCGACGCCAACGTCGCCGTCGTCCTCTCCGGCAGCGGCTCCGAGCGGGAGTTCACCCAGCGCCTCGGCCGCGTCCTCCGGCCGAAAGAGGACGGCGGCCGCGCGCTGCTGTACGAACTCGTCACCGAGGACACCGCGGAGGAGCGCGTGGCCCGACGGCGGCGATAG